The region CCCTGTCCAAATACAGCCCCGGATCGCTGACCATGAGTACGCAGGCATCCGTTGCATGTGGCGCCCTGGTTCCGGAAAATGCGGGCAACTTTACGTCTGAAGTCCTGGAAGACAAGGCCGCATTGAAAAACACCAGCATGGACTTCGAGGCACGGCGATGCAGGTTGAATTCAAGATACACGCCGCGGTACGCAATGGCGTGAATTCCATCTTGCAGTGACTTTGTGGCCAGAAATGCATCCAGGCTGGCGTGACCATGCACAGGCCGTTCCCATCTGGACAAGTCACGCATCGACTCGATGTCATCACTTATATTCAACACGAATCCGCGATCCTCATACGCTGGTTATCCCAAGCACCTGCTCCCATTCCTCCTTGCTCGCCAGCCCCGCCGCGAGCGGCACCGCCAGCGCGTCACGATAACGCCAGGCCAGATAACGCCGCTTTCTGTCACGATACGAAGGCCCGCTTCCGCTCAATTCCGAGAGGTATTCGACCAGCCAGCCCAGACGGGAGTAAAAGGCGAAGTCCGCCACATCGGTCACCAGGACCGGCAAAAATTCCTCATGATCATTCAGCAAAAGCTTCATCCCTTCGCACGCGTCGCGCACAAACCGGCGATCATGTCCCTCGGACCAGATCAGCAAGGGTCTCGCTTGCGGGGGGCTCTGCACATGCTTCAGACCCGAATGCCAGGGCTGTTTCAGATACCGGGATCGGCCCAAGCCCAACACTCGAAGCAAACGTCCCACTTTGTGCGAAAGGCGTTGGTGCCAGACCGGCGAGGGCTTTTGGGGCAGCAGCTCGTAGCGCACCAGCAGGGCCCATTCCGGGTCATCGGCCCATTCCTCCAGCCGGGCGCGAAGCGCCTCGGTTTCCTGCGCAAGCGTCATCGCTTTCTCCGGCGGCGGGCCAAGGCAAGAATTTCGTCCGCAGCCATGGCCGCGCCGTTCATCGGGATAGAGCTCGTGCGAGAGGTCGAACGACCAAGCATTTCCAGTAAATCCTTAACAGCCGCAGAACACTCCGCCGGGGTCTGGCAATCGGACACCACTACCGGGGCATGCTCCGCAACCAAAGAAGCGCGCCTGGCCTGATCATCCAGCCTTGTGCTGGCATTGGGAATCAAGAGACTCGGCACTCCAGCCTGAACAACCTCGCAGCACGTGTTGTACCCGGCAGCCCCAATAAACACGTCAAAAGCGCGCAGATAACGCACTAAGGGGTAAACTGAAAGCGGCTCAGCTTTGGGCGGAAGTTCGACATCCCTCATAGAGATAGGCGCACGTGTCCATACGATGGAAAACCCTTCGGACTCCAAACGGGCAATCAAGTCAGCTCCGACTCCGCCAATATCATTTATGTTGCCTGCTCCAAGAGAAAACAACGCGTACCGCCCCACAGCATCCAATCCTAATTCATCGCGGGCGGCACGCCGACTCATCAATTCATGGTCATCAAGGATCGTAACCGGGGGCACTGTGATTTTTTTGCGCCCACCCGCCAGGGACTCAGTGCCGAAAGAAGCACCCAGTTCACCGGGAACGATAATCAAATCAAAAAGGTTCTCGTCAACTGATAGCGACGACGACCTCTCCTTATTCAAGCCACGATTCGACCAGACCAAAGCAGGTCTTCCATAGGCGTTGCACGCAGCCATGAATCCCTGAAAAGGCCAAGTGCCGTCAAAAACCACCACATCTGGCTGCACTCGTTCCAGCATTACTCCGAAACGGACGGCAAGTTCGCGATTCCATTCGGATGACGTATTGCAAGTCCAGTAATGTGAGACGAAATAATCAGCTTCGAATCCAAATTTTTCAATGATGTCAATTGCAGATGCTAAAGAGAAAAAAGTAATGGACGCATTTGATTGTAGACGTCGAGCATAGGATAAACAGCGCGACATATGACCTAAACCAACACCATTCGTACAAAAAAATACAAATTTCGGCAAGTTTATAAACTCCAAAATTGATACCAAGTGAGCACATGCTAGACTGATCAAAAATTTTATTCAATGTATAATTAAAAAACTTTTTTATAAAATCAATTAGAACTTGAAATGCTAATGAACAGGCAATAAAAATTCTAAATTTGCAATTTTTGCAACAATTTTCAAGCTTGGATTATTGTGAAAAAACTGCCGTGGATTACATTTATGGGCATTCATGAGACTTTCAACGACTGGTCGATTGGAAACTATGGAAAGGTACTCATTAAATACAGGGTGTGCTGTAGGCTCACCATGCACGCCGGAGATTTGATTTAGCGCGGCCCCAAGTACTTCAGAGAGATTGCTTCTGCTTACTGGTTGAAATGCCCCTTTTTCAGCCAAATCAGCCAAGGCGGGGGTCGGCTCGGCCAGAACAGTCAGCCCCATAGCTAACGCATCACTGAGCTTGGCAGGGGTTTGAAATTGTGCGGCCAAGTTGTCTGGATCTTGCAAAAGTACGCAAAGATCCCCTGCTGCAAGAATATCCGGTATGTTTTCAAAGGGTTGATTAGCAAGGAAACGTTTATTCAAATTTGAGAGTCCTTCGATTTCGGCTTTAAGCCATTGCAGGGACATCGGAAAGTCCCCGACAATCAAAAAAAGGACATCGTCACGCTCAAGGGTAGCGATAGCCTTGGCAGTTTCAAGCAAGCCCTTGTGCGCTCGTGGAGTCCCAAGAAAGAGTATTATTTTTTGCTCAGGAGTTATACCGAGCATGGCCCGACTGGATTGGCGGCGTTCCAATGAAGGCTTAAACACTGATTCATCTCGCGCATGCCGTACTATGGCCCCTCCATACCGCTGCTGGAGGGGTGGATTGACAACCGTGACTCCATCAAAAATCCTCGCCAGGGCAACTCCAATTTGGGTCCACCCCTTTCCTGTCAGATCGTCAAGTTTTGGAAGGCAAGAATGAATAGTCAAATACTCGTCAGGTCTTAACGCCTCTTCTGCTGAGACAAATGCGAGTTCTTCATCGTCTATATCCATAAATACGCAACTATTCCACACGAGCTTGTACAGGATCCCTATAAGAATATTTGGAAACCGAGGCTTTGAAAGATGAAGAATGTCGCAAGGATTATTTAAAACAAGTTTTACGGCTTGTGGGATAAAATTTCTCTGATCCTGGACTTGGATTGAATCTATAATACTACATACTCTCTTCATTGGAGTCCAAAAGATGTCACCCCTGTTTGAAAAGAAGCATCCAATAACACCCACATCCGCAATTTCTTTATAAATCTCAGCTAAAGTATGAACGCG is a window of Desulfomicrobium macestii DNA encoding:
- a CDS encoding glycosyltransferase, which gives rise to MPKFVFFCTNGVGLGHMSRCLSYARRLQSNASITFFSLASAIDIIEKFGFEADYFVSHYWTCNTSSEWNRELAVRFGVMLERVQPDVVVFDGTWPFQGFMAACNAYGRPALVWSNRGLNKERSSSLSVDENLFDLIIVPGELGASFGTESLAGGRKKITVPPVTILDDHELMSRRAARDELGLDAVGRYALFSLGAGNINDIGGVGADLIARLESEGFSIVWTRAPISMRDVELPPKAEPLSVYPLVRYLRAFDVFIGAAGYNTCCEVVQAGVPSLLIPNASTRLDDQARRASLVAEHAPVVVSDCQTPAECSAAVKDLLEMLGRSTSRTSSIPMNGAAMAADEILALARRRRKR
- a CDS encoding glycosyltransferase, with amino-acid sequence MNLLQQANEYLRMKCYDEAIRVYVEALQTYQPLTHVILPSLERAQACREMARSSVDLPRVLICGWDLSGNAVGRVHTLAEIYKEIADVGVIGCFFSNRGDIFWTPMKRVCSIIDSIQVQDQRNFIPQAVKLVLNNPCDILHLSKPRFPNILIGILYKLVWNSCVFMDIDDEELAFVSAEEALRPDEYLTIHSCLPKLDDLTGKGWTQIGVALARIFDGVTVVNPPLQQRYGGAIVRHARDESVFKPSLERRQSSRAMLGITPEQKIILFLGTPRAHKGLLETAKAIATLERDDVLFLIVGDFPMSLQWLKAEIEGLSNLNKRFLANQPFENIPDILAAGDLCVLLQDPDNLAAQFQTPAKLSDALAMGLTVLAEPTPALADLAEKGAFQPVSRSNLSEVLGAALNQISGVHGEPTAHPVFNEYLSIVSNRPVVESLMNAHKCNPRQFFHNNPSLKIVAKIANLEFLLPVH